Proteins co-encoded in one Astyanax mexicanus isolate ESR-SI-001 chromosome 1, AstMex3_surface, whole genome shotgun sequence genomic window:
- the haspin gene encoding uncharacterized protein haspin isoform X2 has protein sequence MSAFIRDRPVFLKTYGKQKRKLDQWFSPDVRKKAFSFSSTPSSDQSIPEIKYHKKRKKNAAAAGTKTTQRAMTALKELESDEENIPAASRNEISTKPAKKAAVTKKKTAALNSKASRNKQCAGRLKNKQQQISSSSEDEDNSLIINKKNPLNVLRPSLSDNIDDGKNEISTKPAKKPMVTKKTTAAHNSQGNENKRAGRLWKKRQQIPSSSEDEDDSLIINKKKPSSVLRTSLSDNMSDGKTSRRVSTAAPLSRFVTRRKRAPPVQAEKLISKESFKVPSSTLNSSEDFVRVVPSLPRCVTRRRRPAVLENFSQESSDPKRSAASLCSSQAHSSAVLREVSLNDSREQSMTCKRPLLSSTPFLASRKNLRYLEPSIIELSSFSCDELEKPPAKNSYTTTNTTTNGQLMNKPHPFPTLQSDQLQSSNRSQESDMGKNVESAHQLPVTTINEVGDGIENGGEEEEVCGRGQMSASIEYISAQTHLDSRVEQLKDRCRSVSAVIMLEKVDISDVLSPHSVNERPEVEEIQEYSPCLNLRPLTSVTAEEIWHSNQSQSISGSALSDDFPKPLHITSSSLSALSIPPPSTSPTQELCSLTQALAERLKKECLSSCLTVSLQPLDRNVLLRFRQAPVKSPEAQAVAAPPPESKSGHLGNPEGLNAQAGLSSGGDRQKAAVVRRLSASYGVSAVSPAPAESPSKSRLLVVQKERAGAGTARKACVSGLSVSRWSKRGVGEGNKRQRKNGGRTRTKPGDCTLNNLLPGRMAPTGESVCDWLSGDSRIGLPGTPIRIDLLNLSALANFSPDMLTTHSWGRLKAALSIHKKKTAFPTPRRLSMSNMKSPGGMNTSLDLFGTPMALRTPLSKLASSRLLYSTMSNASIGPDEEISDAEKVYQECQQDGPLSFEDCIPPEQMKCCNKIGEGTFGEVFSTINSSNQTVALKIIPVEGSEKVNGEAQKTFGEILHEIIISKELSSLDSKENNKTNGFIGLNNLHCVQGCYPSALLKAWDKFDQDKTSENDRPDFFGKEQLFVILEFEFGGSDLENMNGKLSSMAQAKSLLHQVTAALAVAEQSLCFEHRDLHWGNILVKTTKEKHTDFILNGSVYSVETRGIHVNIIDYSLSRLEIDGLTVSCDISNDEELFMGQGDYQFEIYRLMKKENNNCWGEYNPHSNVLWLHYLVDKLLTMKYKCKAQSSQQRALRSSLKSFQSEILSFRSATDALLHCSLFQ, from the exons atgagtGCATTTATTCGAGACCGGCCGGTGTTCTTAAAAACATACGGCAAACAAAAGCGCAAACTGGATCAGTGGTTCTCTCCAGACGTGAGGAAGAAAGCATTCTCGTTCTCCAGCACACCGTCTTCTGACCAGTCCATCCCGGAGATCAAATACCATAAGAAACG gaagaaaaatgctgctgcAGCTGGCACCAAGACCACCCAGAGGGCCATGACTGCTTTGAAGGAGCTGGAGAGTGATGAGGAAAATATCCCAGCAGCATCCAG AAATGAAATTAGCACTAAGCCAGCTAAGAAGGCTGCTGTCACAAAGAAGAAAACAGCTGCACTTAATTCCAAAGCCAGCAGGAACAAACAGTGTGCTGGAAGACTGAAGAACAAGCAGCAGCAAATTTCCAGCAGCAGTGAAGATGAGGACAACTCTTTAATAATTAACAAGAAGAACCCCCTAAATGTCTTAAGACCAAGCTTATCTGATAACATAGATGATGGAAA GAATGAAATCAGCACTAAACCAGCTAAGAAGCCTATGGTCACAAAAAAGACAACAGCTGCACATAATTCCCAAGGCAACGAGAACAAACGTGCTGGGAGGTTGTGGAAGAAACGTCAGCAAATTCCCAGCAGCAGTGAGGATGAGGACGActctttaataattaataagaaGAAACCCTCTAGTGTCTTAAGGACGAGCTTATCTGATAACATGAGTGATGGaaa AACTAGTAGGAGAGTATCAACTGCTGCACCACTGAGCAGATTTGTTACACGCCGCAAAAGAGCACCACCCGTCCAGGCTGAAAAGCTCATCTCTAAAGAGAGT TTCAAAGTTCCCAGCAGCACTCTGAACTCATCAGAAGACTTTGTTCGTGTTGTCCCTTCACTTCCTCGCTGCGTCACCCGGCGCAGGCGGCCTGCAGTTTTGGAGAACTTCAGTCAGGAGAGCTCAGATCCTAAACGTTCTGCTGCTTCCCTCTGCAGCAGTCAAGCCCATTCCTCCGCTGTTCTGCGTGAAGTCTCGCTTAATGACAGCAGGGAGCAAAGCATGACCTGCAAGCGTCCACTGCTGTCCAGCACCCCGTTTCTGGCCTCCAGGAAAAACCTGCGCTATCTTGAGCCCTCAATCATCGAGCTCTCATCCTTCAGCTGTGATGAGCTCGAAAAGCCCCCCGCCAAAAACAgctacaccaccactaacaccaccaCCAATGGTCAGCTGATGAACAAACCACACCCCTTCCCCACTCTGCAGAGCGATCAGCTCCAGTCATCAAATCGCTCTCAGGAGTCAGATATGGGGAAAAATGTAGAGAGTGCACACCAGCTTCCAGTGACAACAATAAATGAGGTTGGAGATGGCATTGAGAATGGAGGTGAGGAGGAAGAGGTCTGTGGGCGTGGTCAGATGAGTGCAAGTATTGAGTATATATCAGCTCAGACTCATCTGGACTCTCGAGTGGAGCAGCTAAAAGACAG GTGTCGCTCGGTCAGTGCTGTTATCATGCTGGAGAAGGTGGACATCTCGGACGTGTTGTCTCCTCACAGTGTTAACGAGAGGCCAGAAGTGGAGGAGATTCAGGAGTATTCACCCTGTTTGAACTTAAGACCCTTAACTTCAGTGACTGCTGAGGAAATCTGGCATAGTAACCAATCCCAGAGCATCTCAGGCTCTGCCCTGTCTGATGACTTCCCCAAACCCCTTCACATCACCTCTTCATCCCTCTCCGCATTGTCTATTCCTCCTCCTTCCACTTCTCCAACCCAGGAGTTGTGCAGTTTAACTCAAGCCCTGGCCGAACGTCTTAAGAAAGAGTGCTTGTCCTCTTGTCTTACTGTCTCGCTTCAGCCGCTGGACCGAAACGTCCTCCTCAGGTTCCGACAGGCACCCGTCAAGTCTCCTGAAGCTCAGGCAGTTGCAGCTCCTCCTCCAGAGAGTAAAAGTGGACACCTTGGGAACCCTGAGGGCCTGAATGCTCAAGCAGGCCTGTCATCTGGGGGTGATAGGCAGAAAGCAGCGGTGGTCAGACGCCTGTCAGCCTCTTATGGGGTTTCTGCTGTTTCTCCTGCGCCCGCTGAGTCTCCTAGTAAATCACGGTTGCTGGTGGTGCAGAAGGAGCGTGCTGGTGCCGGTACTGCCCGCAAAGCATGTGTGAGCGGCCTGAGTGTCAGCCGTTGGTCAAAGAGAGGTGTGGGTGAAGGAAACAAAAGGCAGAGGAAGAATGGCGGTAGGACACGGACTAAACCTGGAGACTGCACTTTAAACAACCTGCTACCTGGCAGAATGGCTCCAACTGGG GAGTCTGTATGTGATTGGTTGTCTGGCGACAGCAGGATTGGGCTGCCTGGCACCCCCATCAGAATTGATCTGCTGAATCTCTCGGCTCTGGCAAATTTCAGTCCAGATATGCTCACAACACACAGCTGGGGACGACTCAAAGCAGCGCTCTCCATACACAAAAAGAAGACAG CATTCCCAACCCCTCGCCGTCTCTCCATGTCCAATATGAAGTCTCCAGGTGGGATGAACACCAGTCTAGACCTCTTTGGCACACCTATGGCTTTACGCACTCCATTGTCCAAGCTCGCTTCCTCTCGCCTGCTCTACTCCACTATGAGCAACGCCTCCATT GGTCCTGATGAAGAAATAAGTGACGCCGAAAAGGTGTATCAGGAGTGTCAGCAAGATGGGCCCCTCTCATTTGAGGACTGCATTCCTCCAGAACAGATGAAATGCTGCAACAAGATTGGAGAGGGCACGTTTGGGGAGGTCTTCTCCACAATCAACAGCTCCAATCAGACTGTGGCTCTTAAA attattccaGTGGAAGGCTCTGAGAAAGTCAACGGTGAAGCACAAAAAACCTTTGGTGAAATTCTTCATGAGATCATTATTTCTAa AGAGCTGAGTAGCCTAGACTCAAAagagaacaacaaaacaaacGGCTTCATTGGACTCAACAA TCTCCACTGTGTACAGGGGTGTTACCCCAGTGCTCTGCTCAAAGCATGGGATAAATTTGACCAAGACAAGACGTCTGAGAACGACAGACCAG ATTTCTTCGGTAAGGAGCAGCTCTTTGTAATTCTGGAGTTTGAGTTTGGAGGCAGTGATCTGGAGAATATGAACGGAAAG CTCTCTTCTATGGCCCAAGCAAAAAGTCTTCTGCACCAAGTTACTGCTGCACTGGCTGTAGCTGAACAGTCACTGTGCTTCGAACACAG AGACTTGCACTGGGGGAATATCCTAGTAAAAACAACCAAGGAAAAGCATACGGACTTTATTCTGAATGGCTCTGTGTACTCAGTAGAGACCAGGGGAATTCATGTGAACATCATAGACTACTCACTCTCACGCCTTGAGATTG ATGGACTTACGGTGTCATGTGACATATCAAATGATGAGGAGTTGTTTATGGGCCAGGGTGATTACCAGTTTGAAATCTATCGTCTGATGAAGAAGGAGAACAA TAACTGCTGGGGCGAGTATAACCCTCACTCCAATGTTCTTTGGCTGCACTACCTGGTGGACAAGCTTTTGACTATGAAGTACAAGTGCAAGGCCCAGAGCAGCCAACAGAGGGCCCTGAGGAGCAGCCTCAAATCCTTCCAGTCAGAGATACTCAGCTTCCGCTCTGCTACAGATGCCCTCCTTCACTGTAGTCTGTTtcagtaa
- the haspin gene encoding uncharacterized protein haspin isoform X1, giving the protein MSAFIRDRPVFLKTYGKQKRKLDQWFSPDVRKKAFSFSSTPSSDQSIPEIKYHKKRKKNAAAAGTKTTQRAMTALKELESDEENIPAASRNEISTKPAKKAAVTKKKTAALNSKASRNKQCAGRLKNKQQQISSSSEDEDNSLIINKKNPLNVLRPSLSDNIDDGKNEISTKPAKKPMVTKKTTAAHNSQGNENKRAGRLWKKRQQIPSSSEDEDDSLIINKKKPSSVLRTSLSDNMSDGNRTSRRVSTAAPLSRFVTRRKRAPPVQAEKLISKESFKVPSSTLNSSEDFVRVVPSLPRCVTRRRRPAVLENFSQESSDPKRSAASLCSSQAHSSAVLREVSLNDSREQSMTCKRPLLSSTPFLASRKNLRYLEPSIIELSSFSCDELEKPPAKNSYTTTNTTTNGQLMNKPHPFPTLQSDQLQSSNRSQESDMGKNVESAHQLPVTTINEVGDGIENGGEEEEVCGRGQMSASIEYISAQTHLDSRVEQLKDRCRSVSAVIMLEKVDISDVLSPHSVNERPEVEEIQEYSPCLNLRPLTSVTAEEIWHSNQSQSISGSALSDDFPKPLHITSSSLSALSIPPPSTSPTQELCSLTQALAERLKKECLSSCLTVSLQPLDRNVLLRFRQAPVKSPEAQAVAAPPPESKSGHLGNPEGLNAQAGLSSGGDRQKAAVVRRLSASYGVSAVSPAPAESPSKSRLLVVQKERAGAGTARKACVSGLSVSRWSKRGVGEGNKRQRKNGGRTRTKPGDCTLNNLLPGRMAPTGESVCDWLSGDSRIGLPGTPIRIDLLNLSALANFSPDMLTTHSWGRLKAALSIHKKKTAFPTPRRLSMSNMKSPGGMNTSLDLFGTPMALRTPLSKLASSRLLYSTMSNASIGPDEEISDAEKVYQECQQDGPLSFEDCIPPEQMKCCNKIGEGTFGEVFSTINSSNQTVALKIIPVEGSEKVNGEAQKTFGEILHEIIISKELSSLDSKENNKTNGFIGLNNLHCVQGCYPSALLKAWDKFDQDKTSENDRPDFFGKEQLFVILEFEFGGSDLENMNGKLSSMAQAKSLLHQVTAALAVAEQSLCFEHRDLHWGNILVKTTKEKHTDFILNGSVYSVETRGIHVNIIDYSLSRLEIDGLTVSCDISNDEELFMGQGDYQFEIYRLMKKENNNCWGEYNPHSNVLWLHYLVDKLLTMKYKCKAQSSQQRALRSSLKSFQSEILSFRSATDALLHCSLFQ; this is encoded by the exons atgagtGCATTTATTCGAGACCGGCCGGTGTTCTTAAAAACATACGGCAAACAAAAGCGCAAACTGGATCAGTGGTTCTCTCCAGACGTGAGGAAGAAAGCATTCTCGTTCTCCAGCACACCGTCTTCTGACCAGTCCATCCCGGAGATCAAATACCATAAGAAACG gaagaaaaatgctgctgcAGCTGGCACCAAGACCACCCAGAGGGCCATGACTGCTTTGAAGGAGCTGGAGAGTGATGAGGAAAATATCCCAGCAGCATCCAG AAATGAAATTAGCACTAAGCCAGCTAAGAAGGCTGCTGTCACAAAGAAGAAAACAGCTGCACTTAATTCCAAAGCCAGCAGGAACAAACAGTGTGCTGGAAGACTGAAGAACAAGCAGCAGCAAATTTCCAGCAGCAGTGAAGATGAGGACAACTCTTTAATAATTAACAAGAAGAACCCCCTAAATGTCTTAAGACCAAGCTTATCTGATAACATAGATGATGGAAA GAATGAAATCAGCACTAAACCAGCTAAGAAGCCTATGGTCACAAAAAAGACAACAGCTGCACATAATTCCCAAGGCAACGAGAACAAACGTGCTGGGAGGTTGTGGAAGAAACGTCAGCAAATTCCCAGCAGCAGTGAGGATGAGGACGActctttaataattaataagaaGAAACCCTCTAGTGTCTTAAGGACGAGCTTATCTGATAACATGAGTGATGGaaa TAGAACTAGTAGGAGAGTATCAACTGCTGCACCACTGAGCAGATTTGTTACACGCCGCAAAAGAGCACCACCCGTCCAGGCTGAAAAGCTCATCTCTAAAGAGAGT TTCAAAGTTCCCAGCAGCACTCTGAACTCATCAGAAGACTTTGTTCGTGTTGTCCCTTCACTTCCTCGCTGCGTCACCCGGCGCAGGCGGCCTGCAGTTTTGGAGAACTTCAGTCAGGAGAGCTCAGATCCTAAACGTTCTGCTGCTTCCCTCTGCAGCAGTCAAGCCCATTCCTCCGCTGTTCTGCGTGAAGTCTCGCTTAATGACAGCAGGGAGCAAAGCATGACCTGCAAGCGTCCACTGCTGTCCAGCACCCCGTTTCTGGCCTCCAGGAAAAACCTGCGCTATCTTGAGCCCTCAATCATCGAGCTCTCATCCTTCAGCTGTGATGAGCTCGAAAAGCCCCCCGCCAAAAACAgctacaccaccactaacaccaccaCCAATGGTCAGCTGATGAACAAACCACACCCCTTCCCCACTCTGCAGAGCGATCAGCTCCAGTCATCAAATCGCTCTCAGGAGTCAGATATGGGGAAAAATGTAGAGAGTGCACACCAGCTTCCAGTGACAACAATAAATGAGGTTGGAGATGGCATTGAGAATGGAGGTGAGGAGGAAGAGGTCTGTGGGCGTGGTCAGATGAGTGCAAGTATTGAGTATATATCAGCTCAGACTCATCTGGACTCTCGAGTGGAGCAGCTAAAAGACAG GTGTCGCTCGGTCAGTGCTGTTATCATGCTGGAGAAGGTGGACATCTCGGACGTGTTGTCTCCTCACAGTGTTAACGAGAGGCCAGAAGTGGAGGAGATTCAGGAGTATTCACCCTGTTTGAACTTAAGACCCTTAACTTCAGTGACTGCTGAGGAAATCTGGCATAGTAACCAATCCCAGAGCATCTCAGGCTCTGCCCTGTCTGATGACTTCCCCAAACCCCTTCACATCACCTCTTCATCCCTCTCCGCATTGTCTATTCCTCCTCCTTCCACTTCTCCAACCCAGGAGTTGTGCAGTTTAACTCAAGCCCTGGCCGAACGTCTTAAGAAAGAGTGCTTGTCCTCTTGTCTTACTGTCTCGCTTCAGCCGCTGGACCGAAACGTCCTCCTCAGGTTCCGACAGGCACCCGTCAAGTCTCCTGAAGCTCAGGCAGTTGCAGCTCCTCCTCCAGAGAGTAAAAGTGGACACCTTGGGAACCCTGAGGGCCTGAATGCTCAAGCAGGCCTGTCATCTGGGGGTGATAGGCAGAAAGCAGCGGTGGTCAGACGCCTGTCAGCCTCTTATGGGGTTTCTGCTGTTTCTCCTGCGCCCGCTGAGTCTCCTAGTAAATCACGGTTGCTGGTGGTGCAGAAGGAGCGTGCTGGTGCCGGTACTGCCCGCAAAGCATGTGTGAGCGGCCTGAGTGTCAGCCGTTGGTCAAAGAGAGGTGTGGGTGAAGGAAACAAAAGGCAGAGGAAGAATGGCGGTAGGACACGGACTAAACCTGGAGACTGCACTTTAAACAACCTGCTACCTGGCAGAATGGCTCCAACTGGG GAGTCTGTATGTGATTGGTTGTCTGGCGACAGCAGGATTGGGCTGCCTGGCACCCCCATCAGAATTGATCTGCTGAATCTCTCGGCTCTGGCAAATTTCAGTCCAGATATGCTCACAACACACAGCTGGGGACGACTCAAAGCAGCGCTCTCCATACACAAAAAGAAGACAG CATTCCCAACCCCTCGCCGTCTCTCCATGTCCAATATGAAGTCTCCAGGTGGGATGAACACCAGTCTAGACCTCTTTGGCACACCTATGGCTTTACGCACTCCATTGTCCAAGCTCGCTTCCTCTCGCCTGCTCTACTCCACTATGAGCAACGCCTCCATT GGTCCTGATGAAGAAATAAGTGACGCCGAAAAGGTGTATCAGGAGTGTCAGCAAGATGGGCCCCTCTCATTTGAGGACTGCATTCCTCCAGAACAGATGAAATGCTGCAACAAGATTGGAGAGGGCACGTTTGGGGAGGTCTTCTCCACAATCAACAGCTCCAATCAGACTGTGGCTCTTAAA attattccaGTGGAAGGCTCTGAGAAAGTCAACGGTGAAGCACAAAAAACCTTTGGTGAAATTCTTCATGAGATCATTATTTCTAa AGAGCTGAGTAGCCTAGACTCAAAagagaacaacaaaacaaacGGCTTCATTGGACTCAACAA TCTCCACTGTGTACAGGGGTGTTACCCCAGTGCTCTGCTCAAAGCATGGGATAAATTTGACCAAGACAAGACGTCTGAGAACGACAGACCAG ATTTCTTCGGTAAGGAGCAGCTCTTTGTAATTCTGGAGTTTGAGTTTGGAGGCAGTGATCTGGAGAATATGAACGGAAAG CTCTCTTCTATGGCCCAAGCAAAAAGTCTTCTGCACCAAGTTACTGCTGCACTGGCTGTAGCTGAACAGTCACTGTGCTTCGAACACAG AGACTTGCACTGGGGGAATATCCTAGTAAAAACAACCAAGGAAAAGCATACGGACTTTATTCTGAATGGCTCTGTGTACTCAGTAGAGACCAGGGGAATTCATGTGAACATCATAGACTACTCACTCTCACGCCTTGAGATTG ATGGACTTACGGTGTCATGTGACATATCAAATGATGAGGAGTTGTTTATGGGCCAGGGTGATTACCAGTTTGAAATCTATCGTCTGATGAAGAAGGAGAACAA TAACTGCTGGGGCGAGTATAACCCTCACTCCAATGTTCTTTGGCTGCACTACCTGGTGGACAAGCTTTTGACTATGAAGTACAAGTGCAAGGCCCAGAGCAGCCAACAGAGGGCCCTGAGGAGCAGCCTCAAATCCTTCCAGTCAGAGATACTCAGCTTCCGCTCTGCTACAGATGCCCTCCTTCACTGTAGTCTGTTtcagtaa